One stretch of Bombina bombina isolate aBomBom1 chromosome 7, aBomBom1.pri, whole genome shotgun sequence DNA includes these proteins:
- the LOC128636341 gene encoding LOW QUALITY PROTEIN: jerky protein homolog (The sequence of the model RefSeq protein was modified relative to this genomic sequence to represent the inferred CDS: deleted 1 base in 1 codon), giving the protein MSPKVDKQKRRRNTLKLSDKLEIIKKLESGVSVSVLMETYDIGKSTIYDIKKAKNKILQFTASSEPYNKIAERKSLHKPKFENLDKVLHEWFLIKRSEGMAISGPMLITKAKSFKEQMNIDSECNFSSGWLRNFKMRHGIRQLNVVGERQSADIHAAADYSATFEKIVIDYDLTPDQIYNADETGVFWKCLPTKTLAGNQERNAKGFKMNKERLTVLTCANASGQHKIKLLVIGKYKRPRAFKGVLHLPVTYKAQKNAWMDKDIFQDWFVNDFIPSVRQNLTNLGKPANTKCLLLLDNCRAHPHESKLVSDCGNIFASYLPPNVTSLIQPMDQGVIRNFKCHYKNDFMMKMLNKDVDSIEFQRSFTIKDAVFSLVTAWNTVKPVTLLRAWRKLWPNVMHGELECEENEDIEVFLVEQRASEVNELMQSVKLAQEDNPLCKLNEEDLEEWICIEDDVEIAATFTDQEIIDSITNPDQTEEHTSEKSDEEDDRLETEKVSWATAEKCMETIVKFVEQNHSFTLQDVMQVHMVQNNFITKKLQSRRQCDIRRYLQKTTEASAIQTTNQLQQQTLTTLNPQTDHLAQQEEENMSYAEETSANSHPASQKLSSQADHQV; this is encoded by the exons ATGTCTCCTAAAGTGGATAAACAGAAGCGTAGGAGAAACACTCTAAAATTGAGTGACAAACTTGAAATCATCAAAAAACTtgaatcaggggttagtgtttctgttctaATGGAAACATATGACATTGGAAAGTCTACCatttatgatataaaaaaa gccaaaaataaaattcTACAGTTTACAGCCTCATCTGAGCCTTACAACaaaattgcagaaagaaaaagttTACATAAGCCAAAGTTTGAAAATCTTGATAAGGTTTTGCATGAATGGTTTTTGATTAAACGATCAGAAGGTATGGCAATTTCTGGGCCAATGCTTATCACCAAAGCAAAATCTTTTAAGGAGCAAATGAACATTGATTCTGAATGTAACTTTAGCAGTGGGTGGCTTAGGAATTTTAAAATGCGTCATGGTATTAGACAGCTAAATGTTGTTGGAGAAAGGCAGTCAGCTGATATACATGCTGCAGCAGATTATAgtgcaacatttgaaaaaattgTCATTGACTATGATCTCACACCTGATCAAATTTACAATGCAGATGAAACAGGTGTTTTCTGGAAATGTCTGCCCACTAAAACTCTGGCTGGAAACCAAGAACGAAATGCTAAAGGTTTTAAGATGAATAAAGAAAGACTTACTGTCCTCACCTGTGCTAATGCTTCTGGACAGCATAaaatcaagcttctggtgattgGCAAATATAAGCGCCCACGGGCATTTAAAGGAGTTTTGCACCTCCCTGTGACTTATAAAGCTCAAAAAAATGCTTGGATGGACAAAGACATTTTTCAAGATTGGTTTGTTAATGATTTTATTCCATCAGTCCGCCAGAACCTAACAAATTTGGGAAAACCTGCTAACACAAAGTGCTTGCTGCTTCTTGACAACTGTAGGGCTCACCCCCATGAATCAAAATTAGTGTCTGATTGTGGAAATATTTTTGCATCTTACTTGCCACCAAATGTTACATCACTAATTCAGCCCATGGACCAAGGAGTCATTAGGAACTTcaaatgccattataaaaatgactTTATGATGAAAATGTTAAACAAGGATGTTGATTCTATAGAATTTCAACGTAGCTTTACaataaaagatgcagtgttttctctTGTAACTGCATGGAACACAGTCAAGCCTGTAACTCTTTTAAGAGCTTGGCGAAAGTTATGGCCAAATGTGATGCATGGAGAGCTAGAGTGTGAGGAAAATGAAGATATTGAAGTGTTCCTTGTAGAGCAGAGAGCATCTGAAGTGAATGAACTCATGCAATCTGTCAAATTAGCCCAGGAAGACAACCCTCTATGCAAACTTAATGAAGAGGACCTAGAAGAGTGGATATGCATTGAAGATGATGTTGAGATTGCAGCCACTTTTACTGATCAAGAAATCATTGACAGCATCACAAATCCAGATCAGACAGAGGAGCACACTTCTGAAAAATCTGATGAAGAAGATGACAGACTTGAAACTGAAAAGGTATCTTGGGCTACTGCTGAAAAATGCATGGAAACCATTGTGAAATTTGTCGAACAAAACCATAGCTTTACACTCCAAGACGTCATGCAAGTGCACATGGTGCAAAATAATTTTATCACAAAGAAATTACAAAGTCGCAGACAATGTGACATACGaagatatttacagaaaacaaCAGAAGCATCTGCCATCCAAACTACCAATCAACTGCAGCAGCAAACACTCACAACACTCAATCCACAAACAGATCACCTTGCACAGCAGGAAGAAGAAAACATGTCATATGcag aggaaacatctgctAATAGCCATCCTGCATCGCAGAAGCTCAGTTCACAAGCGGATCACCAGGTGTAG